A stretch of Falco rusticolus isolate bFalRus1 chromosome 2, bFalRus1.pri, whole genome shotgun sequence DNA encodes these proteins:
- the PDCL3 gene encoding phosducin-like protein 3: MQDPNKDTEWNDILRKKGILPPKENLEEQERAKEEEQLAILQKSLVKTYEDMTLEELEENEDEFNEEDEKAIEMYRQQRLAEMKAAQMKNKFGEVLEISGKDYVQEVTKAGKGIWVVLHLYKQGIPLCALINQHMSGLARKFRDVKFIKAISTTCIANYPDKNLPTIFIYLEGDIKAQFIGPLVFGGMNLTRDELEWKISESGAIKTDLEENPRKQIQDQLMSSIRASVPARGESDSEDD, from the exons ATGCAG GACCCGAATAAAGACACGGAGTGGAATGACATCCTGCGCAAGAAAGGTATCCTTCCTCCAAAGGAAAACCTGGAGGAACAGGAGCGTGCAAAGGAAGAGGAACAACTTGCCATCCTCCAGAAGTCTCTTG TGAAAACGTACGAGGACATGACTCtggaagagctggaagagaaTGAAGATGAATTTAATGAGGAGGATGAGAAAGCTATTGAAATGTACAG GCAACAAAGAttagcagaaatgaaagcagctcaaatgaagaataaatttGGGGAAGTTTTGGagatttcaggaaaagattACGTTCAAGAGGTTacaaaagctggaaaaggaatATGGGTAGTCCTGCACCTCTACAAACAAGG AATTCCACTCTGTGCCTTAATAAATCAACATATGAGTGGGCTTGCAAGAAAGTTCAGAGATGTGAAATTCATCAAAGCTATCTCTACCACCTGCATTGCCAACTATCCTGATAAGAACCTGCCTACGATATTCATCTACCTGGAGGGAGACATCAAAGCTCAGTTCATTGGGCCTCTGGTGTTTGGTGGCATGAACCTGACAAGGGATG AATTGGAGTGGAAGATTTCAGAGTCGGGTGCCATCAAGACAGACCTGGAGGAGAACCCCAGGAAGCAGATCCAGGACCAGCTCATGTCCTCAATCAGGGCAAGTGTCCCAGCCAGGGGGGAGAGTGACTCAGAGGATGACTAA